A window of Rhabdothermincola salaria contains these coding sequences:
- a CDS encoding FadR/GntR family transcriptional regulator gives MSDEPAPTQLRHPRVAELVAGRLRERILDGDIPDGGLLPSQEKLLVEFKVSKPSLREALRILETEGLLTVRRGKIGGAVVHVPEARDAAYNLGLALQAKKVAIDDVGQTLRQLESACAGMCAARPDRNEAVVPVLRRHNAAARDLLHDELAYVEEMAEFHESIVGLCGSPTMQVVAGAIESLWLAHVRTWAQRVSERGDFPDADYRRKGLEEHELMADLIEAGEVDAVTRLASSHFDPQQFYDDFSRPEQPVRAAFLRHEVEPGDDRSAAPRRIV, from the coding sequence GTGAGCGATGAGCCGGCTCCCACACAACTGCGTCACCCACGCGTCGCCGAGCTCGTCGCCGGCCGGCTGAGGGAGCGGATCCTCGACGGCGACATCCCCGACGGCGGCCTGCTCCCGAGCCAGGAGAAGCTCCTCGTCGAGTTCAAGGTCAGCAAGCCTTCGTTGCGCGAGGCCTTGCGGATCCTCGAGACCGAGGGGCTGCTGACCGTCCGCCGGGGCAAGATCGGCGGGGCTGTCGTCCACGTCCCCGAGGCTCGCGACGCCGCCTACAACCTCGGCCTGGCCCTGCAGGCCAAGAAGGTGGCCATCGACGACGTGGGTCAGACGCTCCGCCAGCTCGAGTCCGCCTGCGCGGGGATGTGCGCGGCTCGACCCGATCGCAACGAGGCAGTGGTGCCGGTGCTGCGTCGTCACAACGCGGCTGCTCGCGACCTGCTCCACGACGAGCTCGCCTACGTCGAGGAGATGGCCGAGTTCCACGAGAGCATCGTCGGTCTCTGCGGCAGCCCCACCATGCAGGTCGTGGCCGGCGCCATCGAATCGCTCTGGTTGGCCCATGTGCGCACCTGGGCGCAGCGGGTCAGCGAGCGCGGTGACTTCCCCGACGCCGACTATCGGCGCAAGGGGCTCGAGGAGCACGAGCTCATGGCCGACCTGATCGAAGCGGGCGAGGTCGACGCGGTCACCCGGTTGGCGTCGTCGCACTTCGATCCCCAGCAGTTCTACGACGACTTCTCCCGCCCCGAGCAACCGGTGCGAGCCGCCTTCCTGCGTCACGAGGTCGAGCCCGGCGACGATCGGTCGGCGGCTCCGCGTCGAATCGTCTAA